The following proteins come from a genomic window of Bacteroidia bacterium:
- a CDS encoding alpha/beta fold hydrolase: MRLNFKKYGQDGPVLIILHGLFGSLDNWHTLAGRFAEDFCVFTVDQRNHGKSPHSDHHNYRLMAKDLAEFMEQHELKTAAVLGHSMGGKTAMQFAMQFPEKVEMLLVADMAPKAYDPHHDSIIEALENLDLDKVNKRNEADEQLAQYIKSEGVRLFLLKNLARKENGGYRWKMNLPVISDHYEEISAALEAGKPFEKPALFIRGENSNYILEEDQPDIRKIFPAALFATVKDAGHWLHADQPDTFYSIVKTFIEQKQA; the protein is encoded by the coding sequence ATGCGACTTAATTTTAAAAAGTATGGCCAGGACGGCCCGGTGCTCATTATCCTTCATGGGCTCTTTGGCAGCCTGGACAACTGGCACACGCTGGCCGGCAGATTTGCCGAAGACTTTTGCGTATTTACAGTAGACCAGCGTAATCACGGAAAATCACCCCACTCCGATCATCATAATTACAGGTTGATGGCAAAGGACTTAGCAGAATTCATGGAGCAGCATGAGCTGAAAACCGCTGCAGTCCTGGGACATTCGATGGGCGGCAAAACGGCTATGCAGTTTGCTATGCAATTTCCTGAAAAGGTTGAGATGCTATTGGTAGCTGATATGGCGCCCAAAGCGTATGATCCGCATCATGACAGCATAATAGAAGCGCTTGAGAATCTGGATCTGGATAAAGTTAATAAACGCAATGAGGCTGATGAGCAGTTGGCGCAATACATCAAAAGCGAGGGTGTGAGGCTTTTCCTGCTGAAAAACCTGGCGCGAAAAGAAAATGGAGGTTATCGCTGGAAAATGAATCTGCCGGTAATTTCTGACCATTATGAAGAGATCAGCGCTGCATTGGAAGCAGGAAAGCCATTTGAGAAACCTGCGCTTTTTATTCGCGGAGAAAATTCCAATTATATTTTAGAGGAAGATCAACCTGACATCCGCAAGATCTTTCCCGCAGCTCTTTTTGCCACAGTAAAGGATGCCGGCCATTGGCTCCACGCTGACCAGCCGGACACATTTTATTCAATTGTGAAAACTTTTATAGAGCAGAAACAGGCCTGA
- a CDS encoding gliding motility lipoprotein GldD, whose protein sequence is MRNSIFFLILILSLGFIASCDESPTPRRYTYFRIPFPEKQYQKFDSTCPFTFRHPVYTSIQADQDRDAQPCYMNLVFPDFNAKIHISYKKITDNESLYELTEDAFRFVVKHNVIAEGYEPELITLTDHDVYGLLYKIQGDVASSIQFFVTDSTDHYLRGALYFNAAPNRDSLQPVIDFIRADIDTMLQSLKWKQAELPGESGMGLGTTQAQE, encoded by the coding sequence ATGCGTAATTCTATTTTCTTTTTGATCTTAATCCTGAGCTTAGGTTTTATTGCTTCGTGCGATGAGTCCCCTACGCCCAGGCGATACACCTACTTCAGGATCCCATTCCCGGAGAAACAGTACCAGAAATTTGACAGCACCTGTCCTTTTACCTTTCGCCACCCGGTTTATACCAGCATACAGGCAGATCAGGACCGGGATGCACAACCCTGTTATATGAATCTCGTTTTCCCTGATTTTAATGCTAAGATCCATATCAGTTATAAAAAGATTACTGACAATGAATCCTTATATGAGCTGACAGAAGATGCCTTCAGATTTGTGGTGAAGCACAACGTAATAGCGGAGGGATATGAACCGGAGTTGATCACACTAACTGACCATGATGTGTATGGATTGCTCTACAAAATACAGGGCGATGTGGCCTCCTCAATCCAGTTCTTTGTGACGGATAGTACTGACCATTATTTACGCGGAGCGCTCTATTTTAATGCGGCTCCAAACCGTGATTCGCTGCAGCCTGTAATTGATTTTATTCGCGCGGATATTGATACTATGTTGCAGTCGTTGAAATGGAAACAAGCTGAACTGCCTGGGGAAAGTGGAATGGGATTAGGGACAACTCAGGCGCAGGAATAA
- a CDS encoding GH3 auxin-responsive promoter family protein, with amino-acid sequence MGVIGLVLKNGLGLTRYLPAQKGDTGLLQVRELQRLLQKAANTEFGKEYRFNEILKQADIVAAFRQRVPVHSYEDMSRWWQLCLQGESSVTWPGKVAHFALSSGTSEGASKYIPVTRSMLAAIQRASIRQMLSLAKCDLPRSFFEKDIMMLGGSTSLDYNGIHYAGDLSGITTGNLPIWFQPFYKPGKRISANRNWQEKLDAITEQAHKWDVAAVVGVPSWIQLLMERIISHYKVETIHDVWPNLMVFTHGGVSFDPYKRSFEKLLGKPLIYLETYLASEGFIAYQAEPGAGGMRMLLRNRIFYEFIPFNNNNFDSTGNLEKNPEALTWADAEEGKDYALIMSTCAGAWRYLIGDVIRIISKEKQEIRIIGRTKQFLSLAGEHLSVENMNKGIELTAAQMNIHVTEFTVAGVPENSGFAHHWFIGTNDKDTDPHKLTEHLDSTLATLNDDYRVVRQNTLKRITVTIVSPDRFRQWLKKNGKEGAQIKFPRVLKEAQFRDWREFLSESADSAGAAGASL; translated from the coding sequence ATGGGCGTAATAGGATTGGTACTAAAGAACGGACTGGGGCTAACTCGCTACCTCCCTGCGCAAAAAGGCGATACCGGATTGCTGCAGGTTCGGGAATTACAACGGTTGCTGCAAAAAGCTGCCAACACCGAATTCGGGAAAGAATACCGTTTCAATGAAATTTTAAAGCAGGCCGATATTGTTGCGGCTTTCCGGCAGAGAGTGCCGGTGCATTCTTATGAGGATATGTCGAGATGGTGGCAACTTTGTCTGCAGGGCGAAAGCTCTGTAACCTGGCCTGGAAAGGTTGCTCATTTCGCCCTCAGTTCAGGAACTTCTGAGGGCGCTTCCAAATATATTCCCGTAACGCGGAGTATGCTCGCAGCTATTCAGCGTGCAAGCATCCGCCAAATGCTCTCACTAGCGAAATGCGATTTGCCACGCAGTTTCTTCGAGAAAGATATAATGATGCTGGGAGGCAGCACCAGCCTCGACTACAATGGAATTCATTATGCCGGTGATCTTTCTGGAATTACCACTGGGAACCTGCCCATCTGGTTTCAACCGTTTTATAAACCCGGCAAACGTATTTCGGCCAACAGGAACTGGCAGGAAAAGCTGGATGCGATTACAGAGCAGGCTCACAAATGGGATGTGGCTGCCGTAGTTGGCGTTCCTTCCTGGATACAGCTTTTGATGGAAAGAATTATCAGCCATTACAAGGTGGAGACTATCCATGACGTATGGCCTAACCTGATGGTATTTACCCATGGTGGCGTTTCCTTCGATCCATATAAAAGGAGCTTTGAAAAGCTGTTGGGAAAGCCTCTGATTTATCTGGAGACTTACCTGGCTTCAGAGGGATTTATCGCATATCAGGCTGAACCCGGTGCAGGAGGAATGAGAATGCTTTTACGCAATAGAATATTCTATGAATTCATTCCTTTCAACAACAATAATTTTGACAGCACCGGTAATCTGGAGAAAAACCCTGAGGCCCTTACCTGGGCCGATGCGGAGGAAGGGAAGGATTATGCCCTCATAATGTCAACCTGCGCAGGGGCCTGGCGCTATCTCATTGGCGATGTAATTCGTATTATTTCAAAGGAAAAGCAGGAAATCAGGATTATTGGCCGTACCAAACAATTCCTTAGCCTGGCCGGTGAGCACCTTTCAGTAGAAAACATGAACAAAGGAATTGAACTTACCGCTGCGCAAATGAATATTCACGTAACGGAATTTACAGTGGCCGGTGTGCCGGAAAATTCCGGATTTGCTCATCACTGGTTTATCGGAACAAATGATAAAGATACAGACCCACATAAACTTACAGAACACCTGGACAGTACCTTAGCTACTCTGAATGATGATTATCGCGTTGTTCGCCAAAATACACTCAAAAGAATCACAGTTACCATAGTTTCTCCGGACCGGTTCCGCCAGTGGCTGAAGAAGAACGGAAAGGAAGGCGCGCAAATTAAATTTCCCAGGGTGCTGAAAGAGGCACAATTCAGGGACTGGAGAGAATTTTTATCGGAATCCGCAGATTCTGCAGGCGCGGCCGGGGCCAGCCTTTAA